ttttgacccgatttgtcttttttgcatagagctactcaaatgtccaaatgggttgaatttggagcggacctcacgcatcaaattatctaccacacaattttttttggattttttaaattttttagtatttgttttgaacTTTTTTCTGACCgggagcagatgagcctgggcaccgattTGGATTTTCGCTCAGTTGGGTCCCTAGCCAAATAAAATAGACATATACTACCTCCGTACTAGTTTATTGATCTTTCTAGTATTTTGTGccaaactttgaccataaatttaactaaaataataataatacatgtcaccaaaaattatattgttgagtttgtattaacattttattagttaaacctAAGGTCCAAATTATATAGTTTTCAACGTTATTATtttatgcattaacattttattagttaaatataaGGTCAAAATTTAGCATAAAATCTAAAGGGGacaaataaaccaggacggaggtagtactgggCTGGGTGACTGGTGCAAACACTATGTGCTACAGTAGCCACGAATTCCAGTGCTTTAGGCCGTCAGATGAAACGGCAAAAAATGCATTTCAATGTCCCAACTCAAACTTGCAAAACTGATACACTGTATAGATAGTATAACATAGATAATACTTTatactatgaagatagtaacatatACTAGGGTCATGAGTTACTCACAACTATGACCAGCCTAACGCCATAAGGCAAACCATTGGGGTCGGGGAAACGGGGTGTCGCTGACGTGGGGTGTCATGTTGACGTCTTGAATGATCAGGTCAAAGTTGagaagtggtgtcccaaggggtgTGACATCTTGGTATCCTACCTCCTATAAAGGTAGGTTGTATGTTGACGAGGGTATCCCTACCGTGTAGGCTGACATAATTAAGAGCCAACGAAGAGCCCATGCCCATTGGTGCTAAGGTCCAAATAACAACAGCAGGGGTTGGCAGCCTAGTCGGAGTGGATACCAGTCGGGGAATAATCACCAGGTGGTTTACCCACCTATCAGGTTCATCGGCCAGTCCATCTTATTGGCAAACCAATGGACAAGGGCATTCATGGAGACGTTGCGCGTGGAGCTCCACTAGGCATTAAGACCATGAGGATCTAGCAGACTCTCAATTTGTCGTCGTCATCTTCCACCATTCCATCTTCAGAAGTAATCGATGTATTGTCCTTGCCAGACCCTTCTGCAGTCGAcgtcaccacgacgccagacagcgtaaCCGTTTTATGCTCTCCAATCAAATGGTATCCAGCGCCCAAGACCCCGCTGCACCTTGCCACCAAGACTCACTGTGTTGAAACTGTAGATGGCACACCACTCCACCTTGATCACTACACAAAAGAAGCATGCAGAGACCTGTGCCCAGCCACCGAAGCCAGACACTTGGCCCTCCTGCCCATGTACAACCCCAAGACGATGCCCCCATGGGGGTGACAACGCAGGAACCTCGCCATCATCCAATCCGGAATCTGAATCTGGGGTTTTCCCCGGGGCACACAAGGAGCACGAATATCCCCACGACGCCTCCAACGATGTAACGACGCCCACAGGCCCCGCCACCAGTGGTTTCGACAGAGCCCGAACCAAGCTTTCGCTGGCAAACTCACACCCATCACCGGCTGGTCCACCAGATCCTCCTCCACCGTCATCCAGCACGCCCCATGTAGACGCCCCTGCCACCAGGAAACCGTCCATAACCGGAGCTGCAGTGGAGTCACTGCCTGGAACGACCGCCTACCTGGATGAGCTGCCGACGGTAGAAGAATCCTCATCGCCGCGCCACCGACGCCAGACGACGCACACATCGAAGCAGGACACCCACACGAATCTCCATCGCATCCCCGTCTCGGAGCCACGAAGAAGGCCATGCCGCCCCATCATCTGTTGCCTGGGCTTTGCCCCGCGGTGCTCCGGCGACGCCGAGCAGAGGGGCGGCGACGGTCGTAGCCCTatcaggagggagggagagagcagATTGGATCGGGCCATCGGGGATCTTTTTTTAGATGTATATCACTTATCTTACTCTTCATATATGCAACGTTTTACATGGGGCATGTACGTTTCTTTTCTCCCCCACCGGTATGTCAATTTCAATTCTATGGGAGCGTATGCACGGACTGTATTATAGGAACGTATATGCCAGTTAACAGTGAATCCACGCGTAGAATATTGATATAAGACAAATCTGGCCGCAAATACTCTGCTGGTACTATCCATAATAGAATTTTGATTTGAAATGTTATAAAAAGAATTATTTTATGATATTTTAGGAAGGCATTTGGGGTTTGATCCGCTAATAGAACTGCCAGTGCACTTGATTGTTTGTAAGAATATAGCAAAACAGAGTGTGATAAGGGTTTATGATAGTagctattttttttcctttttcgagaAGGAGGCTGTACCCCATGGTTTTGTTAGCTTactattttttgttttatttttaggtACTTAATCGTTCTTGATGATGTGTGGACGCCAGCAGCATGGAAGTATCTGAATGAGTATTTTCCCAAGAATGAAAAACAAAGCAGAATCATAGTTACTACACGCACTCACGATGTTGCAAGAAACTGCTCCACCCATGACCAAATCTATGAGATGAAGCACTTGGAGCCGGAAGATTCAGAGAAGCTATTCTTCAGGATAGTGTTTGAGTCCGACGAATGTCCGGACAGACTGCAGGAAGTCTCCACAGCTATATTAAAAAAGTGCAATGGTTTGCCTCTAGTCATAGTAAGCATAGGTCGTATGCTTGCTCAGAGGGAAAACAAGATACCCGCAGATTGGCAAAAGGTATGTCGTAGGCTGGGTCCTGAACTAGAGACAAACCCCACTTTAGAGGCAATGGGCCGGATACTTACCCTTAGCTACAATGACCTGCCCTACAATTTGAAAGCATGCTTCTTGTACCTGTGTGCTTTCCCCGAGGATTATGAGATCAAAAGAGGGCCTCTGATTAGGCGCTGGGCAGCCGAAGGCTTCATCGCTGCCATGCGTGGGCTGAGTTTGGAAGAGATTGGTCAGAATTATTTCGACGAGTTCATCAGTAGAAGCCTGGTCACCCCTGGAGTGATTTCAGACACCGGCAAGGTCAAGAGCTGCAAGATTCATGACATAATGATGGAAGTTATAACCTCCAAATCAGTCCAAGAAAACTTCATGTCGTTCCTAGGGAGTTCGGAAGACAACATTACAGCTGGCCATGACAAGATCCGGCGGCTCTCCATCCATCCCGGTGGCACCATGGAGAATAAAGGCTTCACCAGTCAATACTTGACCCATACCCGTTCTTTGACAATTATTGGCAGCACTCAAAAACCAGCAGCCATCACTTTTTCAGGCTTTACTCTTTTAAGGGTTCTAGACCTCGAAGGATGTCTATGGTTAAGCAATCAAGATTTGAAGGACATTTGCAAACTGTCTTTGCTGAGCTACCTGAGTCTTAGAAGCACATCCATATCCGAAGTTCCAAATGCAGTAGGGAAACTGAAAGAATTGGTGACATTGGATGTAAGGGGAACATCTGTGGCTGAATTTCCCAGAGGCATCACTAAGCTCCAAAATCTGAAGCACCTAATGACAGGCAGTTATCAGTACTATACAAGGTCACGAAGTGTTAAGCATCTGTTAACTGGAGTGAAGCTACCTCGCGGATTACAGAATATGTGTGCCCTGCAGAGGATTTCTACCATAGATATCAACAAAAGCTTCCGTTCAATGGATGAGCTGGGGGACTTGTCTCAGTTAACCAGGCTTTACGTGGTCAGCCATGAGGCAGTGGAGGATACAAGCAGGTGGGAGACCTTCGTCAAGTCCTTGAATAAGCTAAGCAGCTCCCTTCGATACCTATCGATTCAGCGATTAAAACTAGCATGTCAGCCCACAAATGATTATATATCCCCACCTCTCTTTCTTCACAGCCTACACTTGTGCGGACGAGTAAGTTTGCCGCCAAACTGGTTTTCATCGCTCAGTGACTTGGCCAGTGTGTCAATTCGAGAGACTTACTTTGGCGCTGAGTTGATAGAGGTCCTAGGGAAGCTTCCCGGTCTTCTTTCATTCAAGATATATGCATCGGGAATAGAATCCACAGAAACTCGATTGTGCTTTGAACCGGATCGATTTCcacagctgaagcaactggtcctCGATAATCCGTCAAATTTCTCCGAGGAGATCAGCTTTTGCGGGGGCGCAACTAATCTTGAGAGGCTCACATTGTCAATAGTGAAGGTTCCCAGCAGAGGCATTTCAGGCATTAATGACCTTCTGAAA
This region of Triticum aestivum cultivar Chinese Spring chromosome 2D, IWGSC CS RefSeq v2.1, whole genome shotgun sequence genomic DNA includes:
- the LOC123055532 gene encoding disease resistance protein Pik-2-like, with protein sequence MATPIQGLALHAVVDILTFHTPLTWCCGQIARSWRPRLVVSASQGAVRILLGKLGNILATKYALLSGVREEIQELKDELESMTGCLRDLADRDDHSQQTRIWMKQVREVAFDAEDCIDKFCRHLGQHPGDDPGLASYLGRIISLLRTMGLRAKLAAEITGLQSRAKGVSDRRVRYRLEDAAGAGPRSSSKSLHSSGYNLRRLLPSELGGGSGLVGLDGRTNEVVGLLKCGEAPRRVVSIVGFGGLGKTTLATAVYNSPELRDIQCRAFVAVSQTYDLRSLLESLLKQLVVVPAGTSDDNHPLRGIKTWGITEFPDKYTKHLTDKRYLIVLDDVWTPAAWKYLNEYFPKNEKQSRIIVTTRTHDVARNCSTHDQIYEMKHLEPEDSEKLFFRIVFESDECPDRLQEVSTAILKKCNGLPLVIVSIGRMLAQRENKIPADWQKVCRRLGPELETNPTLEAMGRILTLSYNDLPYNLKACFLYLCAFPEDYEIKRGPLIRRWAAEGFIAAMRGLSLEEIGQNYFDEFISRSLVTPGVISDTGKVKSCKIHDIMMEVITSKSVQENFMSFLGSSEDNITAGHDKIRRLSIHPGGTMENKGFTSQYLTHTRSLTIIGSTQKPAAITFSGFTLLRVLDLEGCLWLSNQDLKDICKLSLLSYLSLRSTSISEVPNAVGKLKELVTLDVRGTSVAEFPRGITKLQNLKHLMTGSYQYYTRSRSVKHLLTGVKLPRGLQNMCALQRISTIDINKSFRSMDELGDLSQLTRLYVVSHEAVEDTSRWETFVKSLNKLSSSLRYLSIQRLKLACQPTNDYISPPLFLHSLHLCGRVSLPPNWFSSLSDLASVSIRETYFGAELIEVLGKLPGLLSFKIYASGIESTETRLCFEPDRFPQLKQLVLDNPSNFSEEISFCGGATNLERLTLSIVKVPSRGISGINDLLKLREVEFFGSIVQSLVNTVMAVAREHQNHPRVTLEGQPTEDQSTIAQPMEDQLRPEAA